TTTCTGGGAATGAGCTCgtcccctgccagggccagaTTTTCtcccgccctgccctgcctgctgttCTGCCTCCCAtccttcccactgccctgctgcccatccttcctgctgtcctgcctcTCATCCTGACCGCTGGCCTGTCCTGGTGGCCTTTGCACTGTGCTCGgccttgtccctgccctgcagggtcCCACGGCAAAGGGccaaggctggagctgggccagagCAGcgtggggggacagggacagggacagggacagggacactgccccAGGAGTGTGTGGAGCACACGTGTGTGCACATGAGCACCGgcagcctggtgctggggcCCGGCTCTGCCCCGTGACCCATCCCATGGCCGGGCATGGGACACAAGCCCTAGCCCGGTGCCACAGATCCGCTTGATGCCGTGGCCAGGAGGAGCCGTATCCGTCCCGGTCTCTCAGGAAGGACGGAGGGTGGTGGGAGTGGGACGGCTCCAGCTCGGCATCTGTGGGGTTCCAGCCCTggatggagcagcccagcccaggcacgaagccctgctcagctggagctcaTCAAGGAGCCCCTGGGCACACCCAGGCACGGCCTTGAAAGGGAGGGGGCAATAGGGGGGaatcccagcccctgcagagcgTTGCTCAGCCCGTGTCCCGCAGATGCCCAGCATGTGCCATCCCTGGAGCCGCTGAGAACTGCCAGGCACAGGATGGAGAGTCGCCggagggacatggagctgctcagcaaCAGCATGGCCGCGTACGCCCACATCCGAGGTGAGCCAGGACGCGTCTGGGAGGCCACCGCGGGCGCCCGGCAGGCGCGGGCAGGTCCCTCACCCCCTCCGTTCCCCCCACAGCCAACCCCGAGAGCTTCGGGCTCTACTTCGTGTTGGGCGTCTGCTTCGGGCTGGTGCTCACGCTGTGCCTGCTGGTGCTGCGCTTGTCATGCCGGCCCTCCCCGCGGCCCCCGGTGCGCCCCGGCGACCTCAGCGAGGACGACGAGGATGACGACGAGGACGAAGAGGACACCGTCGACCGTGCAGCGTCTGAGTCGCTGCTGCCGGTGACCGAGATCCCGCTGGAGAGCCACGGCCCCGGGGATGGGGCGCTGGCCGTGAACGTGTTCGCGTCGGCCGAGGAGCTGGAGCGGGCGCAGCGGCTGGAGGAGCGGGAGCGCATCATCCGCGAGATCTGGCGGAACGGGCAGCCCGACATCCTGGGATCCGGCACCATCGGCACCCTGGGCCGCGTCCACTACTACTGAGCCcggcagctgccctggcacgGTGTCTGCTCCCCCCACAGCCGATCCCACACCGTGCCAGGGGGaccagggggacaggggggctGCTCGCTGTCCCTGAGCTGGCGGAGCTGCTTTGGACTGTCCCTGCACCACGGAGAGCCAGACCCCGGTGTCACGGGCACCGCCGGGGCTGGACTCGCCCCCGCCACTGCGGGACACGATGCACTTTGAGCCATTGGTACGACGGCTGGCACCAGCCGAGCAGCCCCGGGACACGCGGGGACACGGACAAGGACAGAACAACCCTTGCTGCCCGGCTCAGCCGGGATCTGGCGGGGCTTTCACCCGTGGGGCAGGGCGGGCTGTACGTCCCTGTGAGCCGTGGGCTCCTGCCCCACAAACATGGTGCTGTTCTACACGATCTAGAGCCCGGCGTGGCGAGTCCGCTGTTTTGGGGGCCCTGGACACGGGGACGCTCTCGGCCCTTCCGCGAGCTAATTCCTTTCCCGGCCCCACTAAAATTAGCCGGGTCTTTTCCGGCGCCGCCCGCCGTGACCCCACGCCCTGCGGCCGGAGCAAGGCGGATGTTCCCGCTGGACTCTGAGCCGGCcgctgctccccagggatgcagcagctccCGCCGGGCTGAGCCGcatcctgccccatcccagcccagccccgcgGGGTGCCGGGCCCCGCTGCCCCCTCCCCGGCAGCTTTATAAAAAtagctccttcccaggctggtTCCCCCCCGCCGCCAGCGCCAGCAGGATCCAGATGTTTTCCAGATGTTCTCCAGTGGCTGGAGGCCAggatgtgctggagctgggactggAGCTGGCCTGGGAAACTGTGcgggggtggaggaggaggagagggaggtggagggggaggaggcCTTGCCCCAACCCTGCCACAGGCCCTGGAGGGACCCCTTGTGCCATGGTGGGACCCTTTGTGCCTGGGAGGACCAGCCCAACCCTTCACGGGCATGGCAGCCCTGAGCAACCCCCCCCAACCACAGCACTTTGTACCcaaaatagtttattttaaacGATTTCTATTGGTCATGGGGCTGTTATGTTTcagggagcagtgcctgggtgTGGGGTGGGCAAATGTATCCGATGGGTGCAGAAccaggctgggggggggggggcgcaCGGAACCATGTGCCAGCCATGTGCCCCCCATGCTAACAGGGCAGCCCCTTCCTCACCCGCTCGACCTCTGCCTGTGGGGAGAGGCTGTGATTgttggggggcacaggggaccCCAGACAAGGCAACCCCTGGCAGGGActcacctgcagcacctggcgctgagcctgctcctggcacagctcctgccgCAGCTCCTGCAGGTCCCGCCTGCAACACACCGGGGTGGCTCAGCTGGGGCCAGGACAAGCAGCCAGGAGTCCCTGGGGACCCCCCAACACCCCCATCCCCACTCACAGGTGCTGGACTCGCATCAGGTCCACAAGGATGTGCAGGGTCCGCACCTCAGCCTTCAGGTCCTCCAGGGCCAGTGGCCtcccctccagcacctccagcccctctgtgctccACGGTGGGACAGgtgcctgccctgtgctggggacaggggcacagagggcagaacggggcagcccctggggctgctcccccccATGGGGaccccctgtgctccccagggccaggctgggtggccGCTGGCCAGGGACTCGTGGCCGTGTGGCTGTGGggtggctcagcctggctgtggtcACTGACACCATGTTAAAGCTGTTGGCATCTGCCCAAGAAACAGGAATCAGAACAGGAATCAGCCCCCGGTGCTGAGCAGGGCCCAGCCACCCTTGCATGGCCCCTGCATCCTACCTGGGTCTCTGGCTCTGCCCCACTCCATGTCAgctgaggtgctgggctgggggtcactgggcctggggacagcagaggtgtgagtggcacagccagggaggtgCCAGCCCCTCGTCAAGACCAGCCATAAGCATGGCATTGGCACTGGGACATCACAGTGGCCCTGgacaccccagcacagccacgtTTCTTACTTGGTGGCCAGCACGGGGACTGGTTTGGTCTTTGCAGGAAtggggggagcaggagccatCCTCTTGGTGAGTGGGAGCTTGGCTGGCTCCATCcttgctggtgctgggagctctggggagaggaggcagaagcagggctggggctgggaccagCACTGACAAGAGAGGGGCAGGAAGCGCTTCCTGTTTGTGACATGCCCTGGCCCAGGcacatccctgtccttccctctcctccagcccaggacTCACTCGGGGGAGCTCCCTGTCCTTGCCCTCCTTGTCCTTTGCTGTGgttgcagctgctggggagcaaAGGGTCTCATCAGGTGCTGGAGAAGGACCCTTgttccagcctctcccagccccacaccagccccACTGTGGTCGGCACTTCCTCTGTGTGAGGcggagcaggcagctgcagagctgccatgaGCACTGCAGCACGGGCAGGGTGTCATCCCCAccatgcacagcacagcagcatccctgaaCTGCTGAACCCTGTGGTCACACCAGGGCAAACCCACTGGCTTGGAGGGATACAGGATATCAGGCCACAATGGACCACCCTGTCCCCACGGCAGGCCCCTCTGTCACCACAGTTGGCCACACTGTCCCTGTGGTGGGCCACCATGTCCCTGTGGTGGGCCATTGACACCAAGGTGGGCCAGCAGCCCTGATGCTGtctggtccctgctgctgccaccagcacagcccttgtCTCAGAGGCCTCACAGACACCAAAAATGGTGCTGGTATTACCCACCCAAAGATGCGACTGAAGCACCGAGGGCTACGGGATGAGGATACCCCTACCCAAGGCCCCAGTGCTCCTTAGCTCCGGTGGCACAGGGTGATGGTGCCCAGAAGGTGCCCAGAAGTGCCCAACACCCTGCCCGCCCctcaccagcagctctcccGGGCCCCagggcccggcccagccccggAGCAGTGCGATCACACACGGGCGCTGCCCTTGGGACGATCCCGGTGAGCGGGACCAGCGGCTGCTCCCTCCTACCTGGCGCTGCGGGGCTGCCCCGAGGCCgagccgtgccgtgccgtgccagGCTGCCCCGGCCCCACACCGTGCACGTGATGCCGGAGGAAATCGGCTCCACGCTGGGAAGGAAGTTGAAGCAGAGCGCACCTCAGTGCTGGTCCACGCCGCATCCCTGTGTCCCGCGGGGGAACTCCTGCTCCCCGAACCCACCTCGTGCTGCTCGGCCATTCCGGCGGGCCACCAGGGCCGGAGGGACACCAGGGTCAGGCTCACGGGActctctgtgctgggtttgggctgtgggagaggctTTGGATGAGGGTGGGACTGGAGGGCGCTGGGACCGCGGGCGGGGAGcgctggcacagcagagccaccccCGAGCTGTGTCTCCCCCGGccacccccagcctggagcccccaCGCACCTTCTCcggccccgggcagggctgggccatcTGTGCCACCGCCGGGGCTCGGTGCTGGCATTGGGATTCCTTCCCTGCGTGACGGAGCCGTGGCTGCGGGGGGAGCCGGGGCCAGCGCAGAGCCGGGAGGCGCCAGGTCAGGACCGCAGCCGGCCTGGGGTGACGGCTCACACTCAGCCGGGTCTCACAGCGGTTCTGACACCCTCGGCTGGAGTTGGGAAGTGAAACCCAAACCACAGAGGGGCCAAAACCCACAGCCCGTGAGTGCAGGGGGTGgtcatgctgctgctgtccctccacaGGGCCTGAAAGgtcagtgtgacaccagggaTCCTGCCTGGTCCTGgccactgcctgctccaggagaCAGCCTGGATATTCCTTTTGGCCAAACGCATCCGACCCAGCAATACCGAGCAGGGGGCAGGGAATCAACCATCGGGCAGAGAAGGATGGCAGAACACAGGTTCTCTTGCACTCCCCAGGTGTGGCCACTCAGGCCAAGGAACACTGGGCACCCATTTCCTCAGGCTGGCTCAAGGCTGAGGAAGGGAAGCaccagccattaacccagcactgttCCAACAGCTCTTGGCCAACACCATtacccacagcagccaggaaagctgagctcctgcagaggctgcacagccagcagccccccCAGCAGCCTCCCTTGGGATAGCAGCACATGGGACTGCACCGCCCAACACCGGGACCAGcccctgagagctcctgggagGAGCTCGGGTGTGGAAGATGGAGCTGCCCCTGTGCACGGGTGACAcaatccctgctggcagcaggcagggcctgGCTGTGTCAACCACTGTCCCCAGGCAATTAATGCcaaaacagcagctgaattATCTATTAGTGCATCAAACCCAACAGGGAAGTTGCTCCCCTGTTGCTCCTTGGTCGTTTCAGGCTCCCACCCAGCAACTCAGGACACAAACCAAGCAGAGTTACACCTACGacttattttattgtattttatttgcataaacAAACTTCGGGGCTTTGCTAAACAGGAACTGTTCAAgtcaaaacaaaccaaactctAGCTGGTGTGTGGGGAACAGCACAGCAATcctggggagagggacagggggaGCACGGGCACAGCTGTGCCTCCCCACCCAGGCTCAGACCTGGCCGGGAACcctcacaaactgctccagaaTATCTTTAAagtagaagaagaagaaatgcatCCTAAGGGCCGTCCTC
This genomic window from Serinus canaria isolate serCan28SL12 chromosome 23, serCan2020, whole genome shotgun sequence contains:
- the EVA1B gene encoding protein eva-1 homolog B; this encodes MLNRPCSLFSRSSQSAAALPPPPSHPDAQHVPSLEPLRTARHRMESRRRDMELLSNSMAAYAHIRANPESFGLYFVLGVCFGLVLTLCLLVLRLSCRPSPRPPVRPGDLSEDDEDDDEDEEDTVDRAASESLLPVTEIPLESHGPGDGALAVNVFASAEELERAQRLEERERIIREIWRNGQPDILGSGTIGTLGRVHYY
- the LOC127060400 gene encoding SH3 domain-containing kinase-binding protein 1-like isoform X1, yielding MRRGPALRCALLQLPSQRGADFLRHHVHGVGPGQPGTARHGSASGQPRSASSCNHSKGQGGQGQGAPPKLPAPARMEPAKLPLTKRMAPAPPIPAKTKPVPVLATKPSDPQPSTSADMEWGRARDPDANSFNMVSVTTARLSHPTATRPRVPGQRPPSLALGSTGGPHGGEQPQGLPRSALCAPVPSTGQAPVPPWSTEGLEVLEGRPLALEDLKAEVRTLHILVDLMRVQHLRDLQELRQELCQEQAQRQVLQVSPCQGLPCLGSPVPPNNHSLSPQAEVERVRKGLPC
- the LOC127060400 gene encoding SH3 domain-containing kinase-binding protein 1-like isoform X2 translates to MRRGPALRCALLQLPSQRGADFLRHHVHGVGPGQPGTARHGSASGQPRSASSCNHSKGQGGQGQGAPPKLPAPARMEPAKLPLTKRMAPAPPIPAKTKPVPVLATKPSDPQPSTSADMEWGRARDPDANSFNMVSVTTARLSHPTATRPRVPGQRPPSLALGSTGGPHGGEQPQGLPRSALCAPVPSTGQAPVPPWSTEGLEVLEGRPLALEDLKAEVRTLHILVDLMRVQHLRDLQELRQELCQEQAQRQVLQAEVERVRKGLPC